Within the Candidatus Kryptoniota bacterium genome, the region GATCCATCTTGCAGCGAAGCACGGTTTGCAGGGCAAAGCGGAGGAGAGGCTCTTTGCCGCGTACTTCACGGAAGGGAAGGACATAAACGAATTTGAAACGCTCGTACTACTCGGGACCGAAATCGGTTTGGATCCCGCCGCGACGAGGAAAGCATTGGAGAGCGGGGAATTTGAAGATGAAGTGCGGCAGGATCTAGATGAAGCCGAGTCGCTTGGTATAACCGGCGTACCTTTCTTCGTCTTCAACAGGAAGTACGCGATCTCCGGCGCTCAGCCGACCCATCTCTTCATGGAGACGCTCGATCAGGTGTGGAACGAGGAGCATGTCCAAGAGAAGAGTTTACTAAAGTAGATTCTTCAGAGCCGTTCGCATATATTCCTTCATGGCGAGGGATAATTTGCGAGCCGGCAAACCGGCGACCGGGGGTGAGCAGACCATAGACAGGATCCCTCCAGCGAGATCAGCGAAACCGGGGCGACAGCATAGCCGCTACATCCTCGACGTGCAATCATTCGAAAGCGACTGTTATGGATGCCCCTGACCTGATTCAAACTCGATTGTTGCTCAATAAGCGCAGTTATTCACTTGCCGCCGACGGAGTCCAGGTAAGTGTTCGTTCATTTCTTACCTACCGCGAATTCAAGATTTCTTATGAAGCAATCAGCGACGAGACATATATATTCAGCACCTACTCGAAGTTTGCCTTCTGGTTCTTCGTGGGGCTCTTAACGTTGGGTGTCGGAACTTTGATACTGTTAATTGCTGACTCGAGACTCGATACCGTATCCACACTTGTCTATTTTGTTTTCGCTATCCCTTTTGGTGTTCGCTTTTTCATTTCACGCGTGAAATACCTTGGTCTTCACTGCACAGGTCAAACACTTCTCTTTTACTCCGACAATCCTTCGAGCGACGCGCTGGCGGATTTCATCAAGAAGCTACAGGAGCGCAGGCGCAATTTCATTGAAGCTCATTTCGTTCCAATGTCCGCCGTGAGCATTCCTGATCAGCTGGAGAAACTCGCAAGGCTCAAGCAAAACGGTGCCATCAACGATGACGAATACGATCTGATCAAGAAGTCGATCATTGAAGGCGCTCAATCTACGACTCGCCGGATGGGCTTCTGAAAAATCGAAGGAGGATCTCATGAAATGGTATCATTATGTCGTCTGTATTTTCGCCGGCATCTTTATGGCGAACACGGTTCCTCACTTTATTCACGGCGTATCTGGTGACAGCTTTCCAACTCCCTTTTCCAATCCGCCAGGCAAGGGACTTTCATCGCCGGTGGTGAATGTCGTCTGGGCGCTAGGAAATCTGGTTGTAGGATACGTCTTAGCGAGAGTAGGGAAACTCTCGCAGTCGAACAAGTGGAGTCTCCTCGCATTCTTCGCAGGCTTCGTTTGCATGAGCATATCGCTGAGCATCTATTTTGTCGACAGAGTTCATTAACTGTCTCCTCCAAGAATGTCATCGGAAAGGTCTTTCATCTCAGGGTTCATCGACTTAATAAGATTGATCTTCCATTCCCTGTGCCAGTTCTTCAATTGCTTCTCGCGGGAGATTGCATCGATCATCGAGCCGGCGACTTCGAAGTAAACTAAGTACTTGAGCCTATATCTTTGCGTGAAGCCCCGGACCTTTCCCTCACGGTGTTCCATCACTCTGTGGACAAGATTACTAGTCACACCGATATAGAAAGTCGTGCGATTGAAATTGCTCATGATGTAAACATAACCGTCTTTGCCAAGCCTCCTCATAACCCCCTCTTCCTGTCATGCCGAATCCTGTCCCGAAGTGATCCTATTCGGGATTATTTCGGCATCTATGACCGTTCAAGTCTATAGACCCCGAAATCCGACCCTGTCGGATCTGTCTCCGACAGACTAGCCTGCACCGGAATGTTCCTATCCGGTGTTCAGGGTGACAGGAGCCTTTGAAAGTGAGACACGTCCCTTTTCCCACTTGAACTACGGGGGGCATTTGGGTAACCTTCATTGACCACCAATTGAAGCAGAGGGAGACGTTAGATCTTGTTAACAAAATATTTTACGTCGGATGCGTACCTGACGAGCGAGAATACCCGCCGCGCCTTCCTGGATAGGATTGCTCTGAACACCCGACTTTTCTTTGTCGGCAAATACAGCTCCATCGTATTGAAGACTCGCAAGCAGGCAATACAGGGAAGATACGATGCGGAAGCATGGGCGTTGTCCTCTTTTGAAATCTTCAAGCTGATCGAAAGCTGCGGCGGCAGGTTTCACATATCGGGAATGGACAACATCCGCAGATGCAGCGACCCCGTCGTATTTGTAGGAAACCATATGAGCACCTTGGAAACGATGGTCTTGCCCTGTATCATCGCTCCCGAGAAAAAAGTAACCTTTGTGGTGAAAGAAAGCCTGGTGAAGCATCCTTTCTTCGGACCCATCATGCGGTCGAGGGCCCCGATAGTGCTCGGCAGGGAAAATTCGAGAGAAGACTTAGGGATTGTCTTGAGCAAAGGACAGGAATTATTATCGAAAGGAATATCCGTCGTGATATTTCCACAGAGTACGAGGATGGTTGAGTTTGTGCCGGCGAAATTCAATTCACTCGGAGTAAAGTTAGCCGCAAATGCAAAAGTCCGGGTAATCCCGATCGCACTGAAGACCGATTTTTGGGAAATCGGGAAAGTTGTAAAAGACTTAGGGCGCATCAGCAGACATAAACCGATCTATATAACGTTCGGCGAGCCGCTGACAATTTCAGGTAACGGGAAAAAAGAAAATACTCAAATAATCGATTTTGTCGTTTCTCACTTACAAGAGTGGGGCGCAAAGGTGGCATAACGATCCCTGCTGTCGAATTGGATATCAATCCTACTCATGATAATTCCAATTGCTATTGGACACGGCTATCGGATAAATGTAGAAGAAAAATTCATGACTGAACAACTAGGACAAAATTACCTGGATTATAAAAAACGGACAAGAAGAATAATCCCGCTGATATATTAATTGCGCTGTGCTTGACCAGGCGGTCAAGCCGACGGAAACGTCGCCGGGAAAGAGCGCCAAGTTTGTCTCTTCGAGAGCCTCCATTTATATTCTGTTGAAAATGCGAGACAAGATGGCACAGGGGAAAGACAGTAAGCAGATAATTTTAGAAGGTCTGCGTTCTGCGACAGTTGAACTGTCGCAGTCGGCTCTGGTGCAGGAGTTCAACTCCTGCACAACAAAGAAGGAGTAAAGGAATGACGGATGAGAAGAAACCTTTTGGCTCACAAGCAATGAAGACAGCCGATTCAGTTGGATACTCCGAAGATGCGGTTGTCAGCAAACAGTTGATTAAGCGCGGAGGAGGTACGATTTCCCTATTCGCTTTCGACAAGGGACAATCGTTAAGTGAGCACACGGCTCCTTTCGACGCCTTTGTGGAAGTTCTCGACGGTGAAGCGGAATTTGTTGTCGGAGGTAAAGATGTCAAAGTCGGCACGGGCGAATTTATAATTCTTCCCGCCAATGTTCCTCACTCAGCAAGTGCAGTGCAGCGTTTCAAAATGCTGTTAGTGATGATCAAAGAATGACATTGCATTCTAACAGTTTCGGTATTTGAGAGTGAAAGGTGTAACTTTCAAAGTTAGCCTGTTTCTTCGGGAGCCTCCGTTCATATTCTGTCGAGATGCGAAAGAAGATGGCACATAACATTTTTACTGCCGGCCTGCCCGCCGCTCAATCGCGGGAATGTTATGCGGATATACGGCAGGCTAATTATAGTTAGGCGGGCAGAACGTAGAGAAAGGAGACCACGATGAGAAATGAACAGGCAGCACCTGAGACGAAAGGTGTCACGGTGAAGCTGCTAGCAGCGCTTGACCTTGGCCTTGAAATCGAGGGCATGGCAGGGCGCCAACTTCGAATGCGTGTGGTGACCATCAAACCTGGAGGCGTCTTCGGCCCGATTCACGACCATAAAGACAGGCCGGGCATGGTCTATATACTGCAAGGAACGATCACTGACCATCGAAATGGAGTGGCGAAGGAGTATGGGCCGGGACTGGGCTGGCCCGAGGATAGGAACACCACGCACTGGCTTGAGAATAGAGGAACGACGCCGGCGGTGGAGATCTCAGTCGATATAGTCAGGCAACAGTGAGCTCAGGCCCGACATTTACCCCGGTCGCCGCCTAACGACACGCTGCAGCGGACTCGTCTTCAGTCGCTGCGCTCCTTCCTCCTCGCCGCTGAGCTTGAACCGTTAGGCAACAAACATAAAAAAGGAGAAATCGAATTGATAGCAAAAGGAACATATGGAGTAAAGAAGTGGGAGGAGAATGTGTACGAGCAAATCTCTTCGGAAGTGAAAATGACCAAAGCATCGGTTGAATATTCAATGAGCGGAGAGATTAATGGTAAGTCTGTTGTAGAATATTTGATGTTCTATAAATATTACAACGGAAACGACCAACATAAATCATCTGCTGTCTATATTGGGATAATGAGATTTATCGGTAGTATCTTAGGAAAAGAAGGAAGTTTTGCGATTGAAGACCATGGCACATTTGAGAATGGTGCGGCAAGTTCTACATTGCAAATTATTACTGGTTCAGGTATGGGAGAACTTAAAAGTATACAAGGGACTGGTCGGTATAGTGCTAATCAAGATGGTGCTCAGATAGAGTTAGATTACACGCTATAAACCAGATGCTTGTTGCCTAACCAGCGGCTCTCCGAAGGAGTCCTTCGGACAAGCTGACCGTATGAGCGTCAGTAGAATTTAATATTGCGCTTGGAAGTTTTGTGTTGAATGAAAATATTCGTCTTGTGCCTCGATTCGTTTTGTGTAAAATTATAATTGGCCACGCGGTCAGCTTAGCCGCAATCCGTTAGGTAGGCTCGCTGAAACTAATAGAAAGAGGTGAAAAGGGCAACGATGGGACTAATCTCTGGACATGAGGGTGAGTCACTCTTTATCGAGCCACTCTTGCGGTACTTTCGGCACAATCCACTTCCAGAGCTATTCAACAAAACGGAACAGCTCAAGGACGATAGATTGTTGGCTATTGTCACGGCTCTCATAGTCGAAGATCGTCTTGATGCTACGCTTAGATCATTCCTTCCTCGCTATTCGCGACTCACTACCGCGACTGATTTCACGTTCTCTATGAAGATCGCGCTCGCCGAGGCACTCGCGTTTATCCCAACGAAAATTTTGAG harbors:
- a CDS encoding DsbA family oxidoreductase: MKVEIWSDVVCPFCYMGKRKFEIALDKFEHKDGVEILWHSFQLNPEFNPGAAGDIHEYLANRYGRSREWAKEMHDDLVARAKEVGLEYKFDNIIPANTFDAHRLIHLAAKHGLQGKAEERLFAAYFTEGKDINEFETLVLLGTEIGLDPAATRKALESGEFEDEVRQDLDEAESLGITGVPFFVFNRKYAISGAQPTHLFMETLDQVWNEEHVQEKSLLK
- a CDS encoding SHOCT domain-containing protein, which codes for MLLNKRSYSLAADGVQVSVRSFLTYREFKISYEAISDETYIFSTYSKFAFWFFVGLLTLGVGTLILLIADSRLDTVSTLVYFVFAIPFGVRFFISRVKYLGLHCTGQTLLFYSDNPSSDALADFIKKLQERRRNFIEAHFVPMSAVSIPDQLEKLARLKQNGAINDDEYDLIKKSIIEGAQSTTRRMGF
- a CDS encoding GIY-YIG nuclease family protein, which produces MRRLGKDGYVYIMSNFNRTTFYIGVTSNLVHRVMEHREGKVRGFTQRYRLKYLVYFEVAGSMIDAISREKQLKNWHREWKINLIKSMNPEMKDLSDDILGGDS
- a CDS encoding lysophospholipid acyltransferase family protein is translated as MLTKYFTSDAYLTSENTRRAFLDRIALNTRLFFVGKYSSIVLKTRKQAIQGRYDAEAWALSSFEIFKLIESCGGRFHISGMDNIRRCSDPVVFVGNHMSTLETMVLPCIIAPEKKVTFVVKESLVKHPFFGPIMRSRAPIVLGRENSREDLGIVLSKGQELLSKGISVVIFPQSTRMVEFVPAKFNSLGVKLAANAKVRVIPIALKTDFWEIGKVVKDLGRISRHKPIYITFGEPLTISGNGKKENTQIIDFVVSHLQEWGAKVA
- a CDS encoding cupin domain-containing protein, whose product is MTDEKKPFGSQAMKTADSVGYSEDAVVSKQLIKRGGGTISLFAFDKGQSLSEHTAPFDAFVEVLDGEAEFVVGGKDVKVGTGEFIILPANVPHSASAVQRFKMLLVMIKE
- a CDS encoding cupin domain-containing protein encodes the protein MRNEQAAPETKGVTVKLLAALDLGLEIEGMAGRQLRMRVVTIKPGGVFGPIHDHKDRPGMVYILQGTITDHRNGVAKEYGPGLGWPEDRNTTHWLENRGTTPAVEISVDIVRQQ
- a CDS encoding DUF3224 domain-containing protein produces the protein MIAKGTYGVKKWEENVYEQISSEVKMTKASVEYSMSGEINGKSVVEYLMFYKYYNGNDQHKSSAVYIGIMRFIGSILGKEGSFAIEDHGTFENGAASSTLQIITGSGMGELKSIQGTGRYSANQDGAQIELDYTL